CTTTTCGAAAAGGGGTATCAAGTTACGGCCTGCTCAGACGGTCCAAGTGCTTTGAAAGTGGTCCGAAGTCGACAACTCGAAACGTCTACAGAAAACTCTGTTCCAGATGCTATAGTCAGCGATATTCGCATGCCCGGCATGAGCGGCCTACAGCTGTTGAGAGAGATTCGTGAAGATGTACACATCATGGGAGTGCCAGTTATACTGTTGACGGCCAAAGGTTTAACGCAAGATCGTATTGTAGGCTACGATGCTGGCGCTGATGCCTACATTCCAAAACCATTTGATCCTGAGGAATTGGTTACAATACTGGACAACGTTATTGATCGCCATCGGACATTAAGCGAGGACAAGGTGTACATAAACGATCTGAAACGAGACTTGAGCGAGATCAAATACATGTTGCTGGAAAAGGGTGGGGGTGGGGTTGGCAACGGATTCGTCGAAGCAACTGATGTCTTCTTGACTCCCGATGAACGCGAAATTCTGGAGCTCTTGTGTCAAGGCCTTATAAATAAGGAGATTGGCGAGCGCACATTTCTTTCCACTCGAAGAGTGGAGCAACTTTTGTCTGGAATGTTCCGTAAGGCAAACGTCAAGAATCGAACTGAACTCGTACGATGGGCAATTTCTACTGGTAATGTACAACTGTAGCAAATACAAAAAAGCTTTTGGGCTAGAGCGAATTCTCTCTAATTGATTAAGTGCTATCGATGAAACATCTTTCAATATCAAACCATTATGGACCTCCTAGTTTTCGGCAGGGTGTCCAGCGACACAAACAAGATTGATGCAGTGCCGGGATCCTTTCCCGTCAGGCTGTAAATGGAACCAGAATGTAAGGAAGAATGTCCAGGGCGAAAAGCTATCATCAAAGCGCTTTCTTTCCGACGTACCAGGTTGTGTCCGAGATGGGTTCCGTCCACACTCACCACTTCGCCATTCGGCAAACAGCGAACAAACTCCCAGTTTACTTCTTCGTCTAAGTGTGCATAAGACATAATTGATGATGAGGTTGAGCTCGAGAAAGCGACGAACAAAAGCAAGGCACGATTTTTTTTCTTCATTAAACCACTTACCACGAAAGCTCGGCCAGCCGTGCGCACGACTCTCGACTAAGAACTCCTCCATCGTACGCTCTGAAAGATAAATTAAGATAGCGATCAGAAATGCTGTAAAGAAGCGGTTGTCGGGAAAAAACATTTCTTTTCGTACCTTTGGGGGCGGTAAACAAAAGCTTGCCTGTATTGGAGTCGTAAAAATTGATTTCTCCAGAGGTAGCGCTCGCGTCCTTCACGAACGAAGTCTTCTCAAAGTATCCACTGCAATCAAACGTGTTGTCTTGTTGAGTGCGAGCATCGCATCCAGATGCAAAGAGCTGTGCTTGTCTTGTCTTACCTGTGTTCTGCGTAGTGCCTGTTGATCCGACAAGACAAAACCAGAAAATGTTAAACCAGCTTGTTCACAGCCGATACAAAATAAAATTATTTGTCTGTAAAGCGCCTTACCTGTTAAAGTTGCAAATGCGGTCGGCTGTATCTGTGTCACAGCCCCAACGTAATTTCGACTGAACAGGGACCTGCAAACACAATTTGCACAGAACGATCAACATAGCTGAGACGCAAAATCCTGAAAATCATTCGTGAAGACGCTCCGCAACCGACTTACGTTTGAGGTTCCATGAGCCTTTGGAGCCTACGCAACAGAACGATTCCGGTCAGTTTTTAAAGGTTTTGGACGGTCAAAGGTAGGCTTTTGAGCATTAAAAAACCCCATACTTACCATAATGGCTTCATCGCCCATCACAACAGCGTCTGCAAAACGATTCTTAGCTTTAAACATGTTTTAGTATTTCTTCGTATGCGTATGACTGATTGTGAGGTTACTGATTTCCTTATAGAGGAAGAGTCGTTTTCTCTGTCAACTGGATTTTTTTTTGGCTTTTCGTGCTCGAGCCTATTTCAAACTAACTGTGAATTCGACTTGGATCGATGAAAATTACATTTCGTCTTGGGACTCGTTCAACAATGCACGGGCTCGAATGTCATACTAATTGATAGTGCTATTGGGTATCCATccttaactgtaaacaccCAACCAATTGGATCCCGCCTTAGCTAGGGATTAATTACTAACTGCCAACCGGCTAAAAAGAAAGCAACATAAGTGAGCCTCATAGCAAGCGACCAGGAGCTCATTAGAGAGAATCAATCGCAGAGGAAGCTCAGCCAAATCAAAGCATATCAATCTACCCCCATTCTGGCGATGTTGGTAAAGAGCTAGGTAGTCGACTATCTTTATTtctaacttacagttagcccCTCTGAACATATGACGTCACATATTCATTTGCTTTCCGGGTTGGAGATCCTTTTCAAAGTGAAGGTGGcgttttcactgtcagtaccAAAATCGAAAAAATGTGAACGAGTTGACATCCCAGCGGAAGCAGATGCCCCTGCAACAAgcgtctcacagtcagtcctGTTAGAGGACACCTATAAGGACTCCTGCGTCGATGGTCGGCACGTCAGCTTTATGCCATCACTAGATTAAACCTACTTCAAATCGTATAACGATAAGGATGGATGACGGTACGCTAGCCTTACGACAAGAATCCAAACAGAATATGCCCTTATTGAGGTCAATAGCGTGGGTATCTTCGAGCACGCCATTTTCGCTTTGTTCCTTGATCGTTCTATTCGCAGTGTCATTGACTTTGGACAATACAGAGGCCTTTGTATTGCCAGACCATATTCCCCACCCACCGAGTTCTCAATCGTTATTGTTTGCCTCGCAAGAGATTGAGCACTCAAGAAGAACATGGGCTCAGCGCAAATCACCTCGTGAGAAAGTGACCCTGATTCCGGTCGATACCAAATGGTCTGGTGGTAACAAACTCGAAAAAACTGGCCACAGTAGCCGAGCTGGATCCCCGTCTAGATTCGACCAGCTTCcgtcatcatcaacaacaacaatagtaTCATCACAAAGGCGCCAAAAAACGAAACCCATGCCTGTGACCGGGTATGATGCTCAATCCATCGAGGTACACTATGACCGACGACCTTTGGAGGTTGGTTGGCGCTTAAACTCACTCGGTATTCCACTGCTGGGTACGTCGTTCATTATTGTGATCGTGGAATGTTGCCTTCATGGTCGAAGAATTCTGCTCAAACTCACCTTCGTATTCGCTCTCATATCTAGGTTGGTACATGCGATTATTGCTGGATAGAGCAATGGGTCTAGACGGTGATGAAAATGTGCAGCGGAAGCGCGGACAGGAGCTGCGCGAGCATCTGATTCGCTCCAAATCAGTGGCTCTCATCAAGTCGGGGCAGGCGGCCTCACTCCGACCTGACTTGATTCAGAATCGTTTTTGGGCTGAAGAACTCGGTAAACTTGTAGATGCAGTTGGATCATTTTCGGATTTACAGGCTATGAAAATTATGCGTAATGAATTGCGTGATATAAGGCCGCGTTTAGATGTGACCCGAACATCCTGGCAAACCGCATCAAGAGCTCGTCGGAGGAAAGGTCGTATGAATAGGGTTGAAAAAATGGTAGAGGCGGATGATGTTCTGAACTTGTTTGAATTTTATAACGAGAATCTAGCGGTGGCGTCTGCATCCATTGGGCAAGTGTATAAGGCTCGAATCAGAAGTGGGCCTCAATTGGAAGCTGCGATAGGGCCTGAGCAAGCTGCTAAGTGGGGAGGGAAGGTTGTGGCTATTAAAGTACAGCGTCCAGATGTGGAAGCTTCGGCTTCTTTAGATATGTACCTACTGCGACGAACAGCAATGTGGCTCAGTAAAATACGAGGAGGCGACCTACCGAAAGTTGCGGACTGCTTCGGAATGCAGCTCTTTGGAGAACTGGACTATGTTCGGGAAGCCAACAACTGTGACAGGTTTCGAGAACTGTACGAAGGTTGGAGCGACATAAAAGTACCCGCTGCTTGCTCGGCGTTTACCCGAAGACGGGTCCTAGTAATGGAATGGATAGACGGGGTAAAGGGGCCCTGGGACGGGCAAAGGGGTATCGATATGGTTCGCATTGGGTTGCGGTGCTCGGTAGATCAGCTCATGACGACTGGGCTTTTTCATGCCGATCCCCATCGCGGCAATATGCTGAGCACTCCGGATGGGCGGCTGGCCTTGATAGACTTTGGGATGATGGCAGACATAGATGAGAAGGATCGATACGGGCTCTTTGGTCTAGTGATTGGTCTGCAGAACAAGGACTTGGCCCTTGTCACCGAAAATCTGTTGGAGGTAAGAAATACAAAGAGTTTTGGAAGCTGTTGTAGTCACAAGGGCGTTTCTCACCAACCTATTGCTATAGTTGGGGTTCTTGAAAGATACGACCCAGATTGATCAACTAATTCCTCGGTTGAGGGCTGCTCTAATGAATGCCACAGGCGGTAGTGGAAAAGCCTCGGACGTAAACTTTGCGCGTCTTCAAGCAGAGCTGGATGATATTAGTCGAGAGAATGTTCTGCGCTTCTCAACGCCCCCCTTTTTCACGGTGATCATTCGAAGCTTGACCATTCTCGAGGGCG
The Phaeodactylum tricornutum CCAP 1055/1 chromosome 7, whole genome shotgun sequence DNA segment above includes these coding regions:
- the DRR2 gene encoding diatom response regulator 2 (Two-component response regulator); the encoded protein is IVIVDDEEAIRKAMGQHLFEKGYQVTACSDGPSALKVVRSRQLETSTENSVPDAIVSDIRMPGMSGLQLLREIREDVHIMGVPVILLTAKGLTQDRIVGYDAGADAYIPKPFDPEELVTILDNVIDRHRTLSEDKIKYMLLEKGGGGVGNGFVEATDVFLTPDEREILELLCQGLINKEIGERTFLSTRRVEQLLSGMFRKANVKNRTELVRWAISTGNVQL
- a CDS encoding predicted protein, coding for MFKAKNRFADAVVMGDEAIMAPKAHGTSNVPVQSKLRWGCDTDTADRICNFNRHYAEHSGYFEKTSFVKDASATSGEINFYDSNTGKLLFTAPKAFLIAILIYLSERTMEEFLVESRAHGWPSFRDEEVNWEFVRCLPNGEVVSVDGTHLGHNLPDGKGSRHCINLVCVAGHPAEN
- a CDS encoding predicted protein, producing the protein MDDGTLALRQESKQNMPLLRSIAWVSSSTPFSLCSLIVLFAVSLTLDNTEAFVLPDHIPHPPSSQSLLFASQEIEHSRRTWAQRKSPREKVTLIPVDTKWSGGNKLEKTGHSSRAGSPSRFDQLPSSSTTTIVSSQRRQKTKPMPVTGYDAQSIEVHYDRRPLEVGWRLNSLGIPLLGWYMRLLLDRAMGLDGDENVQRKRGQELREHLIRSKSVALIKSGQAASLRPDLIQNRFWAEELGKLVDAVGSFSDLQAMKIMRNELRDIRPRLDVTRTSWQTASRARRRKGRMNRVEKMVEADDVLNLFEFYNENLAVASASIGQVYKARIRSGPQLEAAIGPEQAAKWGGKVVAIKVQRPDVEASASLDMYLLRRTAMWLSKIRGGDLPKVADCFGMQLFGELDYVREANNCDRFRELYEGWSDIKVPAACSAFTRRRVLVMEWIDGVKGPWDGQRGIDMVRIGLRCSVDQLMTTGLFHADPHRGNMLSTPDGRLALIDFGMMADIDEKDRYGLFGLVIGLQNKDLALVTENLLELGFLKDTTQIDQLIPRLRAALMNATGGSGKASDVNFARLQAELDDISRENVLRFSTPPFFTVIIRSLTILEGVALSVDPAFKLVRGAYPYVLRQLLSPEDQVRMPAALQKLLKRLLTVNGEEREIDWERLRDFLRLAQKAARKYDPSMSEVDDKASLSRQTIELFVQFLTSRAGIFLKKPLVHELAEAIDGMASIGEGNLYRMSRGLLPALPGMNGPVNSRRMDEISMMLNTFEDALVMENNDGGSRARMEAIMELFREVSAALGDERLRQDAGPLLVELQSVIQMVAVEVLEIRGSRAMRSILRV